The Paenibacillus uliginis N3/975 genome has a window encoding:
- a CDS encoding AAA family ATPase: MSEITVKPQEWVEKISKLREQIGEVIVGQQEVVEQMLWCIFAGGHALLEGIPGLGKTMLVRTVSEALDLSFSRIQFTPDLMPSDITGTNILSFGQQGSTGMSFQKGPLFASIVLADEINRATPKTQSALLEAMQEKTVTVGSETHRLPKPFFVLATQNPLENEGTYPLPEAQLDRFLLKIEVSYPSADELKEIVKRTTSSHETEVQKQMSAEELLEIQHGAKEVLVAEEILDYAVRLLMMTHPEETSAPEEVRKYVRFGSGPRGVQSIISVGKVRALLSGRMHLSTGDIRAAALPALRHRLFLNFEGQAMGVTTDSVIQAVLDKLEGSA; this comes from the coding sequence ATGTCTGAAATCACAGTTAAACCGCAGGAATGGGTAGAGAAAATATCAAAGCTGAGAGAGCAGATCGGTGAAGTGATTGTCGGCCAACAGGAAGTTGTTGAACAGATGCTCTGGTGTATTTTTGCCGGAGGTCATGCTTTGCTGGAAGGTATCCCTGGACTGGGTAAAACGATGCTCGTGCGGACGGTGTCTGAGGCGCTCGATCTGTCATTCTCGCGTATTCAATTTACACCGGACCTGATGCCGAGCGATATTACAGGGACGAATATTCTCTCTTTCGGCCAACAGGGAAGCACAGGGATGTCATTCCAAAAAGGACCTTTATTCGCAAGCATCGTGCTTGCTGACGAGATTAACCGTGCCACACCAAAGACACAGAGTGCGCTTCTTGAGGCGATGCAGGAAAAGACGGTTACCGTAGGAAGTGAGACGCATCGGCTGCCTAAGCCATTCTTCGTATTGGCAACCCAGAACCCTCTTGAGAACGAGGGAACTTATCCGCTACCGGAAGCACAGCTCGACCGGTTCTTGTTAAAAATTGAAGTTTCCTATCCAAGTGCAGATGAGTTGAAGGAAATCGTCAAACGAACAACGTCTTCGCACGAGACAGAAGTTCAGAAACAGATGTCCGCCGAAGAGCTTCTGGAAATTCAGCACGGCGCCAAAGAGGTGCTGGTGGCTGAGGAAATTCTCGATTATGCAGTCAGACTGTTAATGATGACTCATCCGGAAGAAACATCCGCACCTGAGGAGGTGCGTAAATATGTCCGCTTCGGATCTGGTCCGCGGGGAGTTCAATCCATTATATCCGTTGGCAAGGTACGTGCACTGCTCAGCGGAAGAATGCATCTATCTACAGGCGATATTCGCGCTGCCGCGCTGCCTGCGCTTCGCCATCGGTTGTTTTTAAATTTTGAAGGGCAAGCGATGGGCGTTACAACAGACAGTGTTATTCAAGCCGTGCTGGATAAATTGGAGGGATCAGCGTGA
- a CDS encoding phage tail tape measure protein, with amino-acid sequence MENIMRFIETARRRLQRFRMVAFMLYGLAVGFTAAVLLLIIGRFVPIPWLDIAAASLPVASAAAGLLWGLLRRVPVKDAASVMDSVPEGAERSDMMVTALSFKEDKSPAAQFQRAQAESYGGRFIAALKQRLPAPKRKKQLLICLAGLAAVLIMVFIPNPMDKKVEAAKEQRSWVKEQVKQTEKLAEELKKDLLKPEDKQKLQEQIDALKKQLENEKNPEKALEKLEEVMKQLEKTVKKQEEQAKAISELAKQMKNNKSLSNAGKSLQEGNSEQLKQEMKKLTEQVKKMSEDEKKKLSDALKKMADEVAKNIDADKLKEALQKAADSLKNGKLTKEQEEALQKLAEELAKAAEAKNMADGASKAASDLAAALASQGLNLAEQMAAAGMSVSDTWSAGGSAEALAQAGLGEGSDDGEDSDGEDSSGEGEGQGGQGAGKGKGSGQGAGGQGDGSGQGAGSGIGSGSGQGAGAGLGSGGRELVTTPREYEGSGNVKNDSGALNGKGGEIQKGGVSPTVPGTSRPYEEVYKDYAAEARKSLGRNQLPEQMQGLVEDYFTQINPNP; translated from the coding sequence ATGGAAAATATTATGCGCTTCATTGAAACGGCCCGTCGCAGACTGCAGCGGTTCCGCATGGTCGCCTTTATGCTGTATGGGCTCGCTGTCGGTTTCACAGCTGCTGTGCTGCTGCTAATTATAGGAAGGTTTGTGCCTATCCCGTGGCTTGATATCGCAGCCGCATCCCTTCCAGTAGCTAGTGCTGCAGCTGGGCTACTGTGGGGACTGCTTCGCCGTGTACCGGTTAAAGACGCCGCTTCCGTTATGGATAGTGTTCCCGAAGGGGCAGAGCGTAGCGATATGATGGTTACCGCTCTTTCCTTCAAGGAGGATAAATCACCTGCTGCACAATTTCAGCGGGCACAAGCGGAAAGTTACGGTGGTCGTTTCATAGCAGCGCTTAAACAGCGGCTGCCTGCACCTAAGCGCAAAAAGCAGCTGCTGATATGTTTGGCCGGCCTCGCTGCCGTACTGATTATGGTATTCATTCCTAATCCGATGGATAAGAAGGTCGAAGCTGCCAAGGAGCAGCGGAGCTGGGTTAAGGAACAGGTAAAACAAACGGAGAAGCTGGCTGAGGAGCTGAAGAAAGATCTCCTTAAGCCGGAGGATAAGCAGAAACTTCAGGAACAGATCGATGCATTGAAGAAGCAACTGGAGAATGAGAAGAATCCAGAGAAGGCTTTGGAAAAGTTGGAAGAGGTTATGAAGCAGCTGGAGAAAACGGTAAAGAAACAAGAAGAACAGGCAAAAGCCATCTCTGAGCTTGCGAAGCAGATGAAGAATAATAAGTCGTTATCGAATGCAGGGAAAAGTCTTCAGGAAGGCAATTCCGAGCAACTGAAGCAGGAAATGAAGAAGCTGACGGAGCAGGTTAAGAAGATGTCTGAGGATGAAAAGAAAAAACTTTCCGACGCATTAAAGAAAATGGCCGATGAAGTAGCGAAAAACATAGACGCAGATAAATTGAAGGAAGCTCTTCAAAAAGCAGCGGATTCTTTAAAGAATGGCAAGCTGACGAAAGAGCAGGAAGAAGCGCTTCAAAAACTTGCCGAGGAGCTAGCTAAAGCGGCGGAAGCCAAAAATATGGCGGACGGAGCCTCAAAGGCAGCATCTGATCTGGCGGCGGCATTAGCTTCGCAAGGTTTGAACCTTGCTGAACAAATGGCCGCTGCAGGCATGTCTGTGTCGGACACATGGAGTGCGGGAGGAAGTGCGGAAGCGCTGGCTCAGGCCGGGCTTGGCGAAGGATCGGATGATGGGGAAGACAGTGATGGAGAAGATTCTTCCGGAGAAGGGGAAGGCCAAGGCGGTCAAGGTGCAGGTAAAGGGAAAGGCTCGGGACAAGGAGCCGGAGGTCAGGGAGATGGTAGCGGCCAGGGGGCCGGATCAGGAATTGGTTCTGGATCGGGTCAAGGTGCTGGTGCTGGATTAGGCTCTGGAGGCCGTGAGTTGGTAACGACCCCACGTGAATATGAGGGCAGCGGAAACGTGAAAAATGATTCCGGTGCACTTAACGGTAAGGGGGGCGAAATTCAGAAGGGCGGTGTTTCACCAACCGTACCGGGAACCTCCCGGCCCTATGAAGAGGTATATAAGGATTATGCCGCTGAAGCCCGGAAATCCCTCGGTCGGAATCAGTTGCCGGAACAGATGCAGGGACTGGTGGAGGATTACTTCACTCAGATCAATCCCAATCCGTAA